AGGATCAACCACCCCTATTCCCATAAAGACCAAAAAGGAGGCAAAGACGGTTATATATCTACCGGTCTTTGTCTGTCTATCTTCTTTCTCTTGAAAATCCATATATCCTCTCATCTCCTGACGTTAACTATTTACTTTTTTACTTTTCTTTCACACGCCGTTTATTCAATCCTTTCGTAACCCGTTCAAGCAACGATTCCGCATCCCGTTTAAAGAGTTCGATCTTTTTCATCTTCTGTTCCATCATAGCGATCTGCCGCTTCAGGACCTCCTCTATATCAATCAGTTTCTGAATCCTTTCCTCTTCATCCTCGTCCTGGATCGACCTGTATTCGGAACGCTTATTCTGCAGGGTATCGTTAACCTCAATAAATTCCAGAAGCTCTTGAAGAGAGAAACCAAGCACTTCCCTGGCATCCATGATCCGGATGAGGCGTTCCACATCCTCCTCCGTATATAAGCGAACCCTGCCGTCACTTCTTTTGGGCGGGCGAATTAGCCCTATCTCTTCGTAGTAACGGATAGAACGTTTAGTCAAACCGGTCTTTTTGGCAACATCGTCAATTTTCAACCATGTCATCTTCATCTCACCTTTCGATTCCACTTTTAAACTATACACCCTACTTAACGTTAACGTCAACGTTAATTTCTTTCAAACATCAGACATATAATTGATTTTGAATTCCATAGGAACTTAGATATGCGACTAATGAAATATTTTTTCATTTCACTCAATTATTAAGGAAATATTTTATTGACAGAAGCGCCCCCTAATTTATAATGAAATTGTAAGAAATTATATGTTATCTTTATCTTTTAACGAAAGGAGGATTGTTAGCGGCATCCTTACAACTTGAATCGACATACCTGCCCCCGTTTCTATCAAAGAACTTTCAGTTGAACAGGATGGTTCACCTAAATTTAATGAATTAACTCCTATATTTGTAGGAAAGACAACTTTGACGAATAATACAGACCAGGAACAAACATTATCTACAAATAGTTTTACTAAAACCATTCAAAATTCTGTTACTAATTCTACTACACACGGATTTAAATTAGGAACTAAAGCTACTGCAAAGTTCCAAATCCCTCTTGTGGGAGAAACGGGGATGGAATTATCGACTGAATATAACTTCTCAGACACATCCTCCAAAACAAACTCGACAAGTTATGCGTATACAGCCTCCCCGCAAAATATTAAAGTACCTGCACATTCGTCTGTGGAGGTAATTGTAAATTTAAATCAGGCTAAAGCGAAAGGAGATGTAAAACTCTTATCTAAAATAAGTTCTTCAGCTAATGCAACTTTTTACTATTCCTCTGGTGAAGTATATCGTCTTAGGGGTAATCTTGTTTATTTCGCAAATCATGCTCCAGATAGAAGACTATCTCCCAATCTAGATGGAACGGCAAATTTGATAGGGACCGGTAAATACGAAGTAGATTATGGAACTGATTTTTCTGTAACAGTTAAGCCTGTGAGTAAAAACCGTATATCAAAAAGATCCGTTGATGAAGGCTACACCTATAAAGTAACTCCAGAAATCAAAAAAATAGGCAGCTAAACCGAGAAAAACCCGCAGGTCTAGACTTGCGGGATTACTTCTGAGAAATCTTCAAATTTATACTCCATTCATTTTTTACCAACTACACCCAGTTCCTTTAAGGAACTCAGTTCACTTTTCGATAGTAAATTTTTGCTCCGCCTTTAAAGCGGATAGTTAAAAAGGTGAAAATATGGCTGGAGATTAAGGCTTTCTGCAAGATGAAGAAAACCTTTAGTCGTTATTAGGTTCAATTACACTCATGTCCTTTAAAGACATGAGTTCGATAGTAAATGTTTGCCACCTGTTTAAAGCAGGTCAGTTAACAGGATATAATTTCCTCTTGAGATGAAGAACTCCTTATGTTATTCTTACAAATGTGCTAGTATACCAACCTTGAATTAAGGTTGTCACCGACTCCATTTTCTAAAAATCACGTTGGCAACTTTAAGCCTTCGTGGTTTTTTTTGAATCAACTTTTTACCAGTTACACCCATGTCCTTTAAGGACATCAGTTCTTGTCAGCAACTATGGAGTATGTTATCATAACAGTATTGGTTTCCTCATAAAACATTTTC
This Paenibacillus larvae subsp. larvae DNA region includes the following protein-coding sequences:
- a CDS encoding MerR family transcriptional regulator, with the translated sequence MTWLKIDDVAKKTGLTKRSIRYYEEIGLIRPPKRSDGRVRLYTEEDVERLIRIMDAREVLGFSLQELLEFIEVNDTLQNKRSEYRSIQDEDEEERIQKLIDIEEVLKRQIAMMEQKMKKIELFKRDAESLLERVTKGLNKRRVKEK
- a CDS encoding ETX/MTX2 family pore-forming toxin gives rise to the protein MTNNTDQEQTLSTNSFTKTIQNSVTNSTTHGFKLGTKATAKFQIPLVGETGMELSTEYNFSDTSSKTNSTSYAYTASPQNIKVPAHSSVEVIVNLNQAKAKGDVKLLSKISSSANATFYYSSGEVYRLRGNLVYFANHAPDRRLSPNLDGTANLIGTGKYEVDYGTDFSVTVKPVSKNRISKRSVDEGYTYKVTPEIKKIGS